The sequence TCGGCCCGGTGGTCTTGACCGTGGCCTTAATCATAATGGTGCACCGTTCGTCCGGTCCGGGCGTCACCTCTTCGGTGAAGTCGATGTCAACACTCGTGAGCAGCAGCGGATGACACATCGGAATCAGATCGGGCGTCCGCTTGGCGCCCATCACCCCTGCCGTCTGCGCCACCGCCAGCACGTCCCCCTTGGCAATCTTGCCCTGCTGAATTTTTTGAAGCGTCGCCGGCAGCATGTACACTGTCGCCTGAGCGGTCGCCACCCGCTCCGTGGCGGCCTTGGCGGACACGTCCACCATCCGCGCGCGCCCCGCCTCATTGAAATGGGTCAATTGCCCGGTTTTTCTTCGAAAATTGCTATTTTTTGTGGAGACTTTCATGGGTCAATAGGCGTGCCAGGATTATAAAAGTCCCTCCAAATCGTAGTCAAGCAAGAAGGGCTTCCGTGCTTGACGATGGGCCGCCCCATCAACGAGAATGCCGCATGCTCGACCATTTAGTGATCGAACGCCTTGAATTTAACGGCCATTGCGGGGTCACGGAGGCCGAGCGGCAATTGCCCCAACCAATTGCCGTGGACGTTGAGCTGGACTATTCCCCGCAAGCCATCGCCGCGGCCGCTGCAACTGACGCGATCGGGCAGGCCGTGGACTATGCCTCTGTCGCGCAATGCCTTGTCGATCTTGGTACTAGCCGCCGGTTCCATCTCCTCGAGACCATGGCCGAACAGATGGTGACCGCCATCTTCGCCGGATTTCCCGTGGACCGCATCGGCTTGTGGGTGCGAAAAGTCGACCCACCGGTCAAATATGTAAACGGGTCCGTCGGCATCCGCCTGGATCGCCTCCGGAGCGGCCGGCCACCAGACCTACTCCCCGCCCAGTTCCTGCTCGACCAAAAACACCGATTTCCACGCATCTCGCACACCATGGCCCTGGACGTCGCCTGCGGACGCGGGCGGAACGCGCTCTACCTTGCTGAGCAGGGATTCACGGTCGACGCCGTCGATCGCGACGAACAGGCTTTGGCCGAGCTGTCGGCGTCTGCCTTGCAGCGACAGCAGAGAGGCATCACCACGCACACGCTCGATCTCGAAACGGACGCCTCGCACCCTCCTACGTTGCCCCGCGCGTACTACGATGTCATCACCGTCTTTTTCTATCTGCATCGCCTGCTGTTCCCCGCGCTCGTACGGGCGCTCACGCCGGGCGGTGTGCTGATCTATGAAACGTTCACGATCGAAAATCACCTGCGTCGCCAGCATCCGCGCCGTCGGGAGTTCTGCCTGGAACCGAACGAACTACTCACGCTGGCACAGGGTCTGCGCGTCCTACACTACGAGGAGGGCGAGCACATCGACAGCCATGGCACCGCCGCCTTTACCGCACGCCTGCTAGCAGAACGTCCCGCGTAATTATGGGACGCCTCGATCTCCATCTGCACACCACGCACTCGGACGGCAGCCTGTCGCCCACTGACGTCCTGACGCGGGCACAGCAAGGGGGCGTCACCGCCCTCGCCATCACCGATCACGACATCACGTCCGGGATTCCGGAGGCCCAGGCTGCCGGCGCGCAGTTTGGCATTGAAGTGATCCCCGGCGTGGAAATTAGTGCGCGACTTGACGACAGCGAGTTGCACATCCTTGGCTATTTCTTCGACTGGCAGGATCCCGTGCTGACCGATCGCTTGAAACGTCTGCGGGACAGCCGGCATCGTCGCAACCCGCAGATCATCGACCACCTCCGCGCGCTAGGGCTCGACATCACTTACGACGAAGTGCGGGCACTGGCCGGTACGGAATCGGTCGGCCGCCCGCACATTGCTCGCGTGTTGATGGAAAAGAAGTATGTTTCCAGTTCGAAGGAGGCATTTGATCGCTACCTCGCGCACGGCAAACCGGCTTACGTGCCGCGCGAACTGCCTGAGCCGGCTGAAGCCATCGCCTGGATTCGTGACGCCAAGGGCGTTCCCGTGTTGGCCCATCCGACCTGGGTTCCGCATCGTGGTGAAGCGCTGGTGAAATTTTGCAGCCAATTAAAAATGGAGGGGCTAGGCGGCATCGAAGTGCACTACAGCACGCACACCCCACGCCAGACTGCAGACTACCTCGATCTGGCACGCCGGCTGGATCTTCTTGTCACGGGTGGCAGCGACTTTCACGGCATCGCGAAACCGGACATCGAGGTAGGCAGGGGCAGGGGCAGCCTGTCCGTGCCGGAACAACTGCTTGCGCCACTGCGCTTAGCCGCCCGCGCATAGCGCAACACCGCCACACAAGACGTTCAGGAGCCTGGTAACGGGACCGGCAAAACGGGCTAGGCCCGTCAGCAATTGACGCTCAGCTCCGCTTCGCGCCGAGGGCGCGTGGCAGACCTCAACAGCGCAAGCCCCAGCAACCGCGACCGGGTGCCGCAGAGGCCACCACGATGACCGTCTCGTCCTATGTATGGAAAACTCCACGCACGAGGCGCGGCCACCAGACGGAGACGTCTGCGGACCTGCCGTCGGCACCAAACCCTGCGTACGCCAGAAATTGACTGTGCGCGGATCCTGCGCCATCGGCCTTCGCAAAGGGACTCAGAGGCGCACTCAGTTGTCCGGCGTCTCCACGATATGATTTTCGAACCGCGTGCACCCCTCGGCCAGTAGGCGGTTTGTTAGCATCTCGCCCGGCCATTCGATCGGCAGATCGGCCGTGAACATCCAGACATCCGGTGACGTCCAGACCGGACCATAATCGTCAGGCAGTTCCGGGTCGAACAGATCGGTCCAGACCGGCATGTAGACGCCGTTGCCGCACTGCGTATGGAGATGGACAATCGTGCGGCTCCGCACGGCAAGATCGAGGTCCCGCCAGACCTCCACGGTTTCGTCAGCGAGCCGGTGCAGCCGTACGGCATTCTGCGCGTCGAACAGGGCATAGCTTGCGAACACCGGCGTTTCGAGCATGTGCGGCGCCGGTGCCAGCTCCGGACACTGCGCGGCCAGACCGGCCAGCAGCGCCTGACGGCTGGAATCATCCAGCGTATCGGGCAGACCGGGATCCGGTGATCCCAGCACTTCAAACAGCAAGAATGCCGTGGACTCCACCGGCGGGTGCAGCCGTGAGGCGATCGCACGGCGGCGCTGTCCGTCCGCCAGCTCAATGAGATGCTGATGCAAATCGTGCAGCGTCAGACGTTCGAGCGTGGTGTCTGTCAGCAGCCGCGGTTCCACCATAACCACCGTGCCCACGGGCAGCTTGAGATGTTCGCGCAGCAGATCCGCCGTCGCCACGGGGTCGAGCTTTAGATTGAGCGGTAATTTCAGATCGGTCTGCAACGGCAGCTCGAGCGCGCCGAGCACTGCGTACTGGAGCTTCCCGTCCCGCCCTTCCCCCATGGAAATTGAGCAGGCAGCTTCGGCCAGCAGATCAAATAACCATTCGGCCATCTCCTCGTCGAGCGCGGCCAGCACGGCCAACACATCCGACTCGCGATCCTGCTCCAGCAACGCCTGCAGCGTATCGATGGCCGCATCCGCATCGCCATGATCGTGCCGGCGGGCATTGATGAGGTGAATGAGATCGCGCGTGAGCGGATCGGGACGGGACCAACTGGGCATACCGACTATCCTTCCCCGGGCAAGGCGCAATGCACCTGATTCCACCCGTGTACACCCGCATGGTGCCAAACTTCGGACCACGCAGGCAAGTCCCCGGCATCGACGATACCGGGAAGTACTCGCTATTCCCCGATCACTTTGACCAAGACTCGCTTCTTCCGACGGCCATCGAATTCGCCGTAGAAGATTTGCTCCCACGGACCGAAATCCAGCTTACCGTTCGTGATCGCCACAACCACCTCGCGCCCCATCACCTGCCGCTTGATGTGTGCGTCACCGTTATCCTCGCCGGTCAGATTGTGTCGGTATTCAGCCTCGTGCGGGGCAACCCGTTCAAGAAAGTCGTCATAATCCTGCAGCAGGCCGCGCTCGTCGTCATTGATGTACACGCTGGCCGTGATGTGCATGGCGTTGACGAGCACCAGCCCCTCGCGCACGCCGCTCTGACGCACCGCCGCCTCCACCTGAGGCGTAATATTCAGGTAGGCCCGTCGCGTCGTCGTATTGAACCAGAGTTCTTCCCGGTACTGCTTCATGGCTGCCTGGAATGCCGCTCTGTTTAGTATGACCGTGAGTCTACCATATATGAAATATGGAACCACCCGTTCGCGGCTGCCGGTCTGCACCGATATGGGCCACTACCAATCTGACCGGATCACACGTGAGAAGGACCGTCCCGTGATTGCCGCAATCGACGACCCGGTTCATGGCGGATTAGATGCGGCCCTCAGCATCCGTGCCATCTCCATATACGGCGTCGTGCCGATCATGACCGTACTGCCTACCGCCCGTGCATTGAGGGCCACACGAGCCCACTGGATTTGCTAGGTCACCTCAGCTGGACGCAGTGAAGACACCTGACGAGTTGCCGGAGACGCCGATCTCGGCCTCCCCTGATCGAATCCCGGCAGCTAATTGGCCAGACCCGCCTAACCCATCAGAATGTTTGACAGAACAGACGGGGTAGTGCTATTTACTGGGCCATTGATTAGGCTGCGCGAAGGCCTACGGAGAAGCGCAATGGGATTTTGTCTTGCGGTGTCGGTTGCAAGCCTCCCAGACTGGAGCCTGCTGTTCGCCAAAGAACCAACTTCGGCCGAAGATTCGACACAGTCCATCAACATGGACAAGAACGCTGACCTC is a genomic window of Nitrospira sp. containing:
- a CDS encoding YjbQ family protein, translated to MKQYREELWFNTTTRRAYLNITPQVEAAVRQSGVREGLVLVNAMHITASVYINDDERGLLQDYDDFLERVAPHEAEYRHNLTGEDNGDAHIKRQVMGREVVVAITNGKLDFGPWEQIFYGEFDGRRKKRVLVKVIGE
- the folB gene encoding dihydroneopterin aldolase is translated as MLDHLVIERLEFNGHCGVTEAERQLPQPIAVDVELDYSPQAIAAAAATDAIGQAVDYASVAQCLVDLGTSRRFHLLETMAEQMVTAIFAGFPVDRIGLWVRKVDPPVKYVNGSVGIRLDRLRSGRPPDLLPAQFLLDQKHRFPRISHTMALDVACGRGRNALYLAEQGFTVDAVDRDEQALAELSASALQRQQRGITTHTLDLETDASHPPTLPRAYYDVITVFFYLHRLLFPALVRALTPGGVLIYETFTIENHLRRQHPRRREFCLEPNELLTLAQGLRVLHYEEGEHIDSHGTAAFTARLLAERPA
- the moaC gene encoding cyclic pyranopterin monophosphate synthase MoaC, whose protein sequence is MKVSTKNSNFRRKTGQLTHFNEAGRARMVDVSAKAATERVATAQATVYMLPATLQKIQQGKIAKGDVLAVAQTAGVMGAKRTPDLIPMCHPLLLTSVDIDFTEEVTPGPDERCTIMIKATVKTTGPTGVEMEAMTAVTVAALTIYDMCKAVDKGMSFGGIALLSKSGGKSGTYIRTMAAR
- the amrB gene encoding AmmeMemoRadiSam system protein B: MAAWNAALFSMTVSLPYMKYGTTRSRLPVCTDMGHYQSDRITREKDRPVIAAIDDPVHGGLDAALSIRAISIYGVVPIMTVLPTARALRATRAHWIC
- a CDS encoding PHP domain-containing protein, yielding MGRLDLHLHTTHSDGSLSPTDVLTRAQQGGVTALAITDHDITSGIPEAQAAGAQFGIEVIPGVEISARLDDSELHILGYFFDWQDPVLTDRLKRLRDSRHRRNPQIIDHLRALGLDITYDEVRALAGTESVGRPHIARVLMEKKYVSSSKEAFDRYLAHGKPAYVPRELPEPAEAIAWIRDAKGVPVLAHPTWVPHRGEALVKFCSQLKMEGLGGIEVHYSTHTPRQTADYLDLARRLDLLVTGGSDFHGIAKPDIEVGRGRGSLSVPEQLLAPLRLAARA